A single region of the Nitrospira sp. genome encodes:
- a CDS encoding TlpA family protein disulfide reductase produces MIGVGLVIGGAILADARDASAPASLSPIPVANRAPQVDEEAPNFLLKDSQGFNVTLDQFRGKVVLLNFWATWCGPCKIEMPAMERLYRSFSRKEFEILAVSTDAQGTVVTRPFQQEVGFTFPVLHDADFRIGLQYGARQLPMTFLIDRKGIIRNRIPGARDWSAPAGKRLVEALLQEPSHE; encoded by the coding sequence ATGATCGGTGTGGGGTTAGTGATCGGCGGAGCCATCCTTGCCGATGCTCGTGACGCGTCGGCTCCTGCAAGCTTGTCTCCCATTCCGGTGGCCAACCGTGCTCCTCAGGTTGATGAGGAGGCGCCGAATTTTCTGCTCAAGGATTCCCAGGGATTTAATGTCACCCTCGATCAGTTTCGCGGCAAAGTCGTCCTCCTGAACTTTTGGGCGACCTGGTGCGGCCCTTGTAAAATTGAGATGCCGGCGATGGAGCGATTGTATCGATCGTTCAGCCGCAAGGAATTCGAGATCCTGGCCGTGTCAACCGATGCCCAGGGGACGGTGGTCACTCGTCCGTTTCAGCAAGAGGTTGGGTTTACCTTTCCTGTGTTGCACGATGCCGATTTCAGGATCGGCCTGCAGTATGGTGCGCGCCAGTTGCCCATGACGTTTCTCATTGATCGCAAAGGTATCATCCGCAACCGGATACCCGGTGCCCGAGACTGGAGCGCGCCGGCAGGAAAGCGGTTGGTCGAAGCCCTGTTGCAGGAGCCTTCGCATGAGTGA